One segment of Cottoperca gobio chromosome 24, fCotGob3.1, whole genome shotgun sequence DNA contains the following:
- the sytl3 gene encoding synaptotagmin-like protein 3 isoform X2: MITDCCCSKMDLTSLQALERERVLEVLRRDKQLRTIEEDRIRRMKHDLQELRRRGAKSFARQYGERTCARCQRPLGKFWNSGEVCSGCSHRICSKCRVGAADWKCTVCYAYREVKFRSGEWFLEEKAKKFPVTTDKYEMVGEKLLKSYNVLSDISVVPPTPPPYLLSDYQFLSRSGDLKNSKPFTKSMEDLMVSFTSHIKKISTSQNDVRGDLLRVDSSQRETCSHYTQMSLSDTDINKTSTLFKGPSLPNLFKKSKDSDLEGSSTGAEEETSCGSEYSGGKRGSSSSMMSLDCGLIESIVVAGELELALAYNTHTSRLEITVGTCRNLSYGDTKRKKCRPYVKLYVLPGNSSKMKTTVKKNTTDPVYNEVFKVKREIIHIERHLLFGKRLRASVWHSGTLRRKVFLGEVLFPLDGWRFEDKDSQCFNWYPLCPKAESSEGGAVEPDGEVLVRVKFNSQGELMQLSSLNYLQEQDSRRQII; encoded by the exons ATGATCACAGACTGCTGCTGTTCAAAGATGGATTTAACTTCGCTTCAAGctctggagagagaaagagtccTGGAGGTTCTGCGGAGAGACAAACAGCTGCGTACCATTGAAGAGGACAGGATAAG GAGGATGAAACATGATCTCCAGGAGCTTCGAAGGAGAGGTGCGAAGAGTTTCGCCCGGCAGTACGGCGAGAGGACCTGCGCCCGCTGCCAGAGGCCGCTGGGAAAGTTCTGGAACTCGGGCGAAGTCTGCAGCGGCTGCAGCCACCGCATCTGCAGCAAGTGCCGCGTGGGAGCGGCGGACTGGAAGTGCACGGTCTGCTACGCCTACAG GGAGGTGAAGTTCAGGTCTGGAGAATGGTTCCTGGAGGAGAAGGCCAAGAAATTTCCAGTCACCACAG ACAAATATGAGATGGTTGGTGAGAAACTATTAAAGAGCTACAACGTGCTGAG CGATATATCAGTTGTGCCTCCCACTCCTCCACCCTACTTATTATCAGATTATCAGTTTCTGAGCAGATCTGGG GatttgaaaaactcaaaacCGTTTACCAAGTCTATGGAGGATCTAATGGTTTCCTTCACCAGTCATATTAAAA AGATTTCCACTTCTCAGAACGATGTGCGAGGAGACCTGCTGAGAGTCGACAGCAGCCAGAGAGAGACGTGCTCCCACTACACCCAAATGAGCCTCTCTGACACTGACATCAACAAAACTAGCACG CTCTTTAAAGGCCCCAGTCTTCCAAACCTGTTCAAGAAAAGCAAAGACAGCGACCTGGAAGGCTCCTCCACCGGGGCGGAAGAAGAAACTTCATGCGGTTCTGAGTACTCTGGAGGAAAGCGA ggcagcagcagcagcatgatgAGCTTAGACTGCGGCCTCATCGAGAGCATCGTCGTAGCAGGAGAGCTGGAGCTGGCTCTGgcctacaacacacacacctccaggcTGGAGATCACAGTCGGCACCTGCAGAAATCTCTCCTACGGAGACACCAAGAGGAAGAAGTGTCGCCC GTACGTCAAACTCTACGTGCTGCCGGGAAATAGCAGCAAAATGAAGACGACAGTcaagaaaaacacaactgaTCCGGTTTATAATGAAGTTTTCAAGgtgaaaagagaaat TATCCACATAGAGCGCCACCTGCTGTTTGGAAAGAGACTGCGGGCCTCTGTGTGGCATTCAGGAACCCTGAGAAGGAAGGTGTTTCTCGGCGAGGTCCTTTTCCCGCTGGATGGCTGGAGATTTGAGGACAAAGACTCCCAGTGCTTCAACTGGTACCCACTTTGTCCGAAG GCTGAGAGTTCGGAGGGCGGCGCTGTGGAGCCGGACGGAGAAGTGCTGGTCCGAGTCAAGTTTAACAGCCAGGGTGAGCTCATGCAGCTCAGCTCCTTAAATTATCTGCAAGAACAAGACTCACGTCGCCAGatcatttaa
- the sytl3 gene encoding synaptotagmin-like protein 3 isoform X1 encodes MITDCCCSKMDLTSLQALERERVLEVLRRDKQLRTIEEDRIRRMKHDLQELRRRGAKSFARQYGERTCARCQRPLGKFWNSGEVCSGCSHRICSKCRVGAADWKCTVCYAYREVKFRSGEWFLEEKAKKFPVTTDKYEMVGEKLLKSYNVLSDISVVPPTPPPYLLSDYQFLSRSGDLKNSKPFTKSMEDLMVSFTSHIKKISTSQNDVRGDLLRVDSSQRETCSHYTQMSLSDTDINKTSTLFKGPSLPNLFKKSKDSDLEGSSTGAEEETSCGSEYSGGKRGSSSSMMSLDCGLIESIVVAGELELALAYNTHTSRLEITVGTCRNLSYGDTKRKKCRPYVKLYVLPGNSSKMKTTVKKNTTDPVYNEVFKYPHRAPPAVWKETAGLCVAFRNPEKEGVSRRGPFPAGWLEI; translated from the exons ATGATCACAGACTGCTGCTGTTCAAAGATGGATTTAACTTCGCTTCAAGctctggagagagaaagagtccTGGAGGTTCTGCGGAGAGACAAACAGCTGCGTACCATTGAAGAGGACAGGATAAG GAGGATGAAACATGATCTCCAGGAGCTTCGAAGGAGAGGTGCGAAGAGTTTCGCCCGGCAGTACGGCGAGAGGACCTGCGCCCGCTGCCAGAGGCCGCTGGGAAAGTTCTGGAACTCGGGCGAAGTCTGCAGCGGCTGCAGCCACCGCATCTGCAGCAAGTGCCGCGTGGGAGCGGCGGACTGGAAGTGCACGGTCTGCTACGCCTACAG GGAGGTGAAGTTCAGGTCTGGAGAATGGTTCCTGGAGGAGAAGGCCAAGAAATTTCCAGTCACCACAG ACAAATATGAGATGGTTGGTGAGAAACTATTAAAGAGCTACAACGTGCTGAG CGATATATCAGTTGTGCCTCCCACTCCTCCACCCTACTTATTATCAGATTATCAGTTTCTGAGCAGATCTGGG GatttgaaaaactcaaaacCGTTTACCAAGTCTATGGAGGATCTAATGGTTTCCTTCACCAGTCATATTAAAA AGATTTCCACTTCTCAGAACGATGTGCGAGGAGACCTGCTGAGAGTCGACAGCAGCCAGAGAGAGACGTGCTCCCACTACACCCAAATGAGCCTCTCTGACACTGACATCAACAAAACTAGCACG CTCTTTAAAGGCCCCAGTCTTCCAAACCTGTTCAAGAAAAGCAAAGACAGCGACCTGGAAGGCTCCTCCACCGGGGCGGAAGAAGAAACTTCATGCGGTTCTGAGTACTCTGGAGGAAAGCGA ggcagcagcagcagcatgatgAGCTTAGACTGCGGCCTCATCGAGAGCATCGTCGTAGCAGGAGAGCTGGAGCTGGCTCTGgcctacaacacacacacctccaggcTGGAGATCACAGTCGGCACCTGCAGAAATCTCTCCTACGGAGACACCAAGAGGAAGAAGTGTCGCCC GTACGTCAAACTCTACGTGCTGCCGGGAAATAGCAGCAAAATGAAGACGACAGTcaagaaaaacacaactgaTCCGGTTTATAATGAAGTTTTCAAG TATCCACATAGAGCGCCACCTGCTGTTTGGAAAGAGACTGCGGGCCTCTGTGTGGCATTCAGGAACCCTGAGAAGGAAGGTGTTTCTCGGCGAGGTCCTTTTCCCGCTGGATGGCTGGAGATTTGA